The proteins below are encoded in one region of Planctopirus limnophila DSM 3776:
- a CDS encoding NfeD family protein, whose protein sequence is MNGYALWSILLLIFGLTTLIAEVFIPSGGALAVITVLAIVGSLIFSAMAWLWAAPLVFAAHFALVLVLVPLCLLGALEILPRTRAGKRMILQGPDGDRLKAPQASTDEKLASLVGRQGLARTALSPGGSVMIDDVRYSAISGESLIDPGSPIVVTGLRGSTLIVSPLAKELVTTQLPAGSPAQSLPPETDQRTNLREDQVFPATEPGSSTIQEAQLPNPETSPSFPQPSPVVELDPFAQLADDPDNIASDNTKAV, encoded by the coding sequence AATCCTGTTGCTGATCTTTGGTTTGACCACATTAATTGCTGAAGTCTTCATTCCCTCTGGCGGGGCACTAGCAGTCATTACTGTCCTGGCGATTGTGGGCTCGTTGATTTTTTCGGCCATGGCGTGGCTGTGGGCGGCACCACTCGTTTTCGCGGCTCATTTTGCTCTCGTTCTGGTGCTGGTGCCGCTCTGCCTGCTGGGGGCTCTTGAAATTCTCCCGAGAACACGAGCTGGTAAGCGGATGATTCTGCAAGGGCCGGATGGTGATCGATTGAAAGCGCCACAGGCATCGACGGACGAAAAACTGGCTTCTCTGGTGGGACGCCAAGGGTTGGCTAGAACAGCATTATCGCCAGGTGGATCAGTAATGATCGACGACGTTCGCTACTCGGCCATTTCCGGAGAATCGTTGATTGACCCAGGTTCCCCGATTGTCGTCACGGGTTTACGTGGATCGACGCTGATTGTTTCCCCTTTAGCAAAGGAATTGGTGACGACCCAGCTCCCGGCTGGTTCACCAGCTCAATCCCTCCCGCCTGAAACGGATCAAAGGACGAATCTTCGGGAGGATCAAGTTTTTCCAGCAACGGAGCCCGGATCATCGACAATTCAGGAGGCTCAGTTGCCAAACCCTGAAACCTCGCCGTCCTTTCCACAGCCTTCTCCTGTGGTGGAGCTCGATCCATTCGCTCAACTGGCTGACGATCCTGATAACATCGCCTCAGATAACACGAAAGCGGTTTGA
- the floA gene encoding flotillin-like protein FloA (flotillin-like protein involved in membrane lipid rafts), which produces MLGDFAADSGFLLAQNRTTGIVIGVTAVVVIFGLILTYLLIRFFSLWIQCKLTGVGIGMFQLVTMSIRKVDPDVIVRAKIMAVQSGMTEIYPITTRDLEAHYLSRGNVLNVIKAMVAAYRAKIELSWQTAQAIDLAGRDLLEAVRTSVYPKIIDCPDPRKGSNTLDAVAQDGIQLKARARVTVRTNLQQLIGGATEETIIARVGQGIVRAIGSTENYKKVLENPDRISQTVLELGLEANTAFEIVSIDIADIDVGENVGARLSADQAEADMRVAQANAEQRRAEFTAREQEMIAEVQANRAEVVLAEAEVPKAVAEAFQNGALGLLDYYELKNVQADTQMRSAIAGQSVTQR; this is translated from the coding sequence ATGCTAGGTGATTTTGCGGCTGATTCTGGATTCTTGCTGGCCCAGAACCGAACGACGGGGATTGTCATTGGTGTGACAGCCGTCGTTGTCATATTCGGTCTGATTCTGACTTACCTGCTGATTCGTTTTTTCAGCCTCTGGATTCAGTGCAAGTTGACGGGCGTTGGGATTGGTATGTTCCAACTTGTCACGATGTCGATCCGTAAGGTTGATCCCGATGTCATCGTGCGGGCCAAGATTATGGCCGTGCAATCTGGGATGACAGAGATCTATCCCATCACGACTCGCGATCTCGAGGCCCATTACCTCTCACGAGGGAATGTGTTGAATGTCATCAAAGCCATGGTGGCAGCATATCGCGCCAAGATTGAATTGAGTTGGCAGACCGCTCAGGCGATTGATCTTGCCGGACGTGATCTGCTGGAAGCTGTTCGCACCAGTGTCTATCCCAAAATCATCGATTGTCCTGATCCACGCAAAGGTTCGAACACACTCGACGCTGTGGCTCAGGATGGGATTCAGTTGAAAGCGCGAGCCCGAGTGACTGTGCGTACAAATCTCCAGCAACTAATTGGTGGTGCCACCGAAGAAACGATTATTGCTCGTGTGGGGCAGGGGATTGTGCGGGCGATTGGCTCGACCGAAAACTACAAAAAAGTTCTGGAGAATCCCGACCGTATATCACAAACAGTGCTGGAACTGGGACTCGAAGCGAATACGGCTTTTGAAATTGTCTCCATCGACATTGCTGATATCGATGTGGGCGAGAATGTCGGTGCTCGGCTGTCTGCTGATCAGGCTGAAGCTGACATGCGTGTCGCTCAGGCGAATGCTGAGCAACGACGTGCGGAGTTTACGGCTCGCGAACAGGAAATGATTGCTGAAGTCCAGGCCAATCGAGCGGAAGTTGTTCTGGCAGAAGCGGAAGTTCCTAAAGCGGTTGCCGAAGCTTTCCAGAACGGCGCATTGGGGCTGCTCGATTACTACGAATTGAAAAACGTCCAGGCGGATACTCAGATGCGATCTGCTATTGCCGGGCAATCTGTCACACAGAGATAA